The following coding sequences are from one Daphnia pulex isolate KAP4 chromosome 11, ASM2113471v1 window:
- the LOC124207657 gene encoding uncharacterized protein LOC124207657 has product MGPILCRVVSAIDSEPFVVSISAGKEKSKSLEEFFGPFLEEMIQLEKEGLELDGQRYTIKIGAIICDAPARQFVQAIKGHNGYGGCERCTQKGTHIKAHKCMVFANLYDFALRTENSFRNKTYKNHHVGTSPLLPLHLDMISSFPLDYMHLVLLCVFKRLILVWTGQWHKKKLKHKIGMREKACIDRRLRRIGKSYPKMFYRITRSRAY; this is encoded by the coding sequence ATGGGGCCAATCTTGTGTCGTGTGGTTAGTGCTATCGACAGCGAGCCATTTGTTGTCAGCATTTCCGCCGGCaaggaaaaatcgaaaagtCTTGAAGAATTTTTTGGTCCGTTTCTGGAAGAGATGATACAGCTCGAAAAAGAAGGTCTAGAACTTGACGGACAGCGGTACACCATCAAGATTGGAGCTATTATTTGCGATGCCCCCGCCAGGCAGTTTGTTCAGGCCATCAAGGGCCATAACGGATATGGCGGATGTGAAAGATGCACTCAAAAGGGCACGCACATTAAAGCACATAAATGTATGGTTTTTGCCAATCTCTACGATTTTGCTCTCCGTACCGAAAACTCTTTCCGAAACAAAACATACAAAAATCATCACGTCGGAACTAGTCCATTACTTCCATTACATCTCGATATGATTTCTTCGTTTCCGTTGGACTACATGCACCTAGTCTTGCTCTGTGTTTTCAAACGCCTGATTTTAGTTTGGACTGGCCAATggcataaaaagaaattgaagcaCAAGATTGGAATGCGAGAAAAGGCGTGCATCGATCGAAGACTTCGTCGTATAGGGAAATCTTacccaaaaatgttttacagaATTACAAGATCAAGAGCATATTAA